Sequence from the Nitrincola iocasae genome:
TGGTTTTGCCCATGTATTTAGCCAGCAGGGCCTCTCCCAGGCAGTGGTTGATTTTGTGGGCACCGGTATGGTTCAGGTCTTCGCGCTTCAGGAAGATTTGCGCACCTCCCAGCTTTTCGCTCAAACGGCGCGCATGAAATACCGGGCTTGGGCGACCAATATAGTCGGCAAACAGCACTTTCAATTCGTTTTGGAACTCAGGCATCCGGCGAATCTCTTCATACGCCTTGTCAATGTCGTTCATTACGCGCTGCAGTTCAGGAGGGATGATCTGGCCACCATATTCACCAAAGTAGCCCTCGGCATCAGGCATGGCTGCGTATTCGATTTTGCTCATAGATACTCCATAAGGGGGGCATTATCACTGCGCTCGCTGAAGCCACTTTTAATCAGGCTCAGGCGCAATTTGGTTACGTATTTTTCTGCTTCATGCAGTGAGGACAGTACGGTATGACTGAACTCGCTGTCATCATTGAGGCTATTGCCCCAGCTTTGCGTAAGAATCCAGTCACCAACCAGATCCTGATAGACGCTGACAGTAAAATAGTCAGCCTGTTTTTGCCAGCGTAATAACACAGATTTTCTTCTGAATAGGTAAGGAACAATGACCCAGACCGGGGTTACGTTTTATAATGGCGCGAAATTGAGCCTGAAAATGCCTTTTTTGTAAAGACTTGTTGTAAAACCTTGGAGAGGTCTGTTGAAGCCAGCCCCGTTAAAAATTGTTGCGGATGAGAACATTCCGGCACTAGAAACACTGTTCGCGCCTCTAGGCGAACTGCATACTCGCCCTGGTCGGGCAATCTGCCGTGACGATCTGCTGGATGCCGATATTCTACTGGTTCGTTCGATCACGCCGGTTAATCGGGCTCTGTTGGAAGGCACTTCGGTGCGTTTTGTGGGGACAGCAACCATTGGTACTGATCATATCGATCTTACGGCACTGGCCGAGCTGGGTATCGGCTTCAGTAGTGCGCCGGGCTGTAATGCCGATGCGGTTGTGGAATATGTGCTCAGTGTACTGCTGCATCTGGCTGAGGAGCAGGCCTTTGATTTATGGGGTCGATCGGTTGGTATAGTGGGTGTCGGTAATGTCGGCTCACGACTGGCTGCCAGACTTCAGGCGCTGGGTATTCGTACCTTGTTATGCGATCCACCTCGGCAGCGCGTCATGCCAGCCGCACAAGCGGCACACTTTTGTTCGCTGGAACAGTTGTTGAATGAGGCGGATATCGTCAGCTTGCACACGCCTTTGACCCGTTCGGGTGAGGATGCCACCTGGCACCTGCTGCAGGGTAAGACGCTGGCAATGCTGCAGCCTGACACTATCCTGATCAATGCCGGACGCGGCCCAGTTATTGATAATCGGGCGTTGCTTGAACTGGCGCTGCAGCGCGATGATCTGACGCTGGTGCTGGATGTCTGGGAAGATGAGCCCGCCGTTGATCCGGCGTTGGCGGCGCGCGTCAGGATTGCTACGCCACATATTGCCGGTTATTCGCTGGAAGGTAAGTTACGCGGAACCTGGATGCTCTACCAAGCCTGGTGTGCATTTTGTGGCACTCCTGTACAACAGTCTTTTGCGCAACTGCTACCACTTGCCGAGGTGACTGAAATGCAGCTGACTGAAAAGGCAGGCCTATTGTCACCGGTACGAATGCTGTACGATCCTTTTCGTGATGATCGTGCACTGCGTGCCAGTTTGGCGGCGCCCCAACAACAGCAAAAAGCTGCTTTTGACCAGCTGCGCAAGCAGTATCCGGTCCGGCGAGAGTTCAGTGCCTTAACCCTGCGATTACCTACTGATCAGCAGCCAATTTTCAACGCGCTGGGCTTTCCGGTCGCGGATGCTAAAAAGTGAATTCATGTCTCAAGTCAGTCTGAAATCTCAATCGGGTGAGTTAGCCACTCGGCGTGCGTTGCCGGTAGTTTCATTGGCGCAGTTGCGCCCACGTCCAGGGGAGCCGGTGCGGCTTGAAACACGTCTTCCCAAAGGTCGCTATTCAGTGCGTTTAGTGGGCATTCACGACCAGAGTGCGGTCATTGTGACCGCGCCGAAAAGCCGTAAACCTTTGCTGACGGAAGGGGTCTCTCTGAATGTGAAACTACTGTGTGGCAATACGCTAATCAGTTTCAGTACGCGTTTGCTCAAAGCGCGTTCAGAACCTTTCCCTCACTGGATTCTGGCTTATCCGACTGCACTGGATACCGTGCCGTTTCGTCAGCATACCCGCGTACCTGTGCATTTAAATCTATTGTTGGACAAGGGGGATGCTGATCCACATGCTGCTCAAACCGCCCTGTGCGTTGATATCAGTTTATCCGGTGCCTCGGTGGAATCTCCCATGGCGTTGGCCGCAGTCGGTGACAGTGTGTTTCTGACGGCGAGGGTATCGGTTGCGGGTATAGATCATGTGATTCTGGCACCTGCCAGGGTACGAAGTGTTATGCAGACGGAGAGCGGTTCACTCAAGGTTTATCGTCATGGCATGTTATTTGATGAGATGGAGGAGGAGACGCGTCTGGTTTTGGCTGGTTATGTGTATCAGCAGTGGTTGTATGAATGCGGTGAGTTGCATGACACAGAGTCGTTTACTCTGCCATAAATGAAAACACCCCGACTGGCGGGGTGTTTTTATGTACAGGATGTACGGTACGCCGCGGGCGCATGGATGCGCAGGAGCGGCGTACAGGTAAGATTACTTACCGAAGCTCTGCATTTCAGCCATCACAGTTTTGCTGGATTCTGTGGCCAAAGAGGTGAAAGCTTCACCCTGTGCTTTGAGCAGGTTGTACAGTGAAGAGCTGGCTTCAGTGTTGAACTTGATTACTTCTTCAGGAGTTTTCAGGCTTTTAGCTTTTTCAGCTTCAGACTTGAAGAAGTTAACCAGTTCTTCGCCAGATTTTTTCTGCAGCTCTACAGTTTTGCTGAGAGTTTCAGTCTGCAGGGCGATCAGGCTTTTAGCGGCTTCAACAGGCTTCTGGAAATCAACAGTGTTTGTCATGAGAGTCTCTCCTAATGTTTAATGATCTATGCAGTGTTTTTGTTGCACTGCACAATACGTCCGATTATAGGGGTATGAGAGCCTGTGTCAAGTACTTTTTTGTGCATTGCACAAATGTTTTTACGAGTCTCTGACCTCACCGTTCCAAATTAGTTTTCCGCATTGGCTAAGATCGTAGCCTTCCAGCTTTGTCGCAGTCTGACGACCCTCAGGGCTTTGCAGCCAGTCAAACACTTGCTGTAATAACGTCCTGAAGAACACCTGTCTGGGTATGACCAGTTCAAAGGCTTCCTGATACACTGGCACAAAGGTCAGGCCGCATTCGATGGCGGCCGCTTCTGTGCCAGGGCCTATATCCGCCAGATTCCGGGCAATCGCTGAGGCAACTTCAGTTTCGGTGAGCGCTCTTATGCTGGCGTGTATTTTTTCAAAAGACAGGTTCTGCTGTTGCAGCCAATCTTTCAGAAAGCGCTGGGAGCCGGCGCCTTCCTGGCGGATTACCCAGCGCTTGCGTAACATTTCAGTGGGCTCGCTGAGTAGGGTGTCGGAATCATCCTTGCGCAGCATCAGTCCCTGACGACGCTTGAACAGATGTACCAACACCCAATGCCGGGAACCAGTATACTGACGAATCAAGGCCGGGTGTCTTATTTGGCTCTCTTCGGCCCGCCCCCAGTGCACGGCACAGCAATCAACTAAACCTTGAGCCAATAATGACAAGCCCGCCTGGGTGCCAGTGGGCATATAGCTGTAGAGTGCCTGATACTGTTGTTGCTGCATGATTCTCAGTAGTGCGGCTTTCAGCAGTGGATCATCACTGCCGGCAAACAGCAGTCGGTCACTGAGTACGCCATGATGACTGGATTCCAGTAGCCATTGGTCGATGAGCTTTCGTGGAAACAGCCATTTTCCGGTGACCTTGGTGGCAGGCAGATGGCCATCACTGGCGAGTTGGTAAACTTTTTTTTCGTTCAGGTGCAGGTAGGCAGCCGCATCCTTGACAGTCATATAGGGGGATGGAGATGGATCACTCATCCTGAGACCTCCGTTTATTTGATCGAGCCAGGGGAGCAGGCTTATTATCCAGTTCCAGGCGTGTCTGACCGCTGAATACCAGGAAGTGTCGGCCTTTGGCGCGAGCCAGCATAAGTATGCCCAGTTCATTGGCAATCTGCAGTCCCATTTCGGTGGCACCCGAGCGAGATAAGAGTGCACTGATGCCCATTTGCGCGGTTTTCATCACCATTTCAGAGGTCAGGCGACCGGTGGTATAGAAAATTTTATCGTCACTATTAATACCCTCCAGCCACAGGCGACCTGCCAGGGTATCCACCGCATTATGCCGTCCTATGTCTTCACAGAAGCTCAGTACCTCGCCCTCTGCAGAGCAAATAGCGCAGCCATGTACTGCACCGGCATTTTTGTAGGTAGCGTTATGTTGATTCAGACTGTCGAGTAAGTGGTAAATCTGCGATTGTTTCAGTGTCCATTGGCGCAACTGTAAGCCTTTTAAGCGCTCCATCTGGTTGCCGAACACCGTACCCTGTCCACAGCCGGTGGTAACGGTTCGTTTAGCTAACGTGGCTTCTATATCATCAGGGGTATGGGAGGTAACGACAGCGGCGGCTTCAACCTCCCAGTCCACTTGAACAGCAAGCACATCATCAAGTCGTTCGACCAGACCCTGATTGCGTAAATAGCCTAGCACCAAGGCTTCAGGGTCTTCGCCTAGTGTCATGAGCGTGACTATCTCACGCTTGTTCAGATACAGCGTGAGGGGTCTTTCGCAGGCCAGCGCCTGTTCCCGCCAGTTACCCTGTTCATCCATGACCTGTGAGAGGCGCGTCAGCGGGGCACGTGCCTGTGTCATTACTAAACCGGAATGGTTAGTCATAGTCGATCCTTAGCCGGTTAATCACCATTGTATTCAGCAACATCTGTACCAGTCTTTCGAGTGCGCTGGATAGGCGGTATCAGGGTGGTGTTGCCTAAACAGCAGGGTTTCAGGTGGGTCATTTTGTCCCGTATGGGGCTGGGTATGTGATTATTTGACCCTACTCTATGTCAGCGAAGAGTATAGCAGGGCTGGCGACACAAGCCGTTATCAAATACGGCACATTACTTGCCTTTGGCCTACACTTAGGTTTAACAGAAATTCATAACAGGAGATGGGTGAAATGCAGCCTGATCATGGTCCGACATCAGATAAGTGGCCCTTATGGGTATTGCTCGACCGACAGGAAACCCAGTCGCGCGGCTGGCCATCGGTATCCTGGAAAATTTCTCAGATCAGTGCCGTGAAACCTGAAGACCCTGAGGCCGTGCCCTTGTGCTTACAGCTGCATCGTGATGAACGCATCGCCTATCGCTTTAACTTGAGTGCCCAGGCACCCACGTTGTTTGTGATCTGCGAAGAGATGGACGCGGGTAAACTGGTACCACGTAAGCTGTCAGTGGCACAGGATCTGGCAGCGGACCATCTGGATGCCGGGCAACCGGTGCTGAGCATTCCCATGCCGCAGCCTGTTTATGTCTGGTTGGAGCAGTTTATGGCACAGCACGGTGAGCTGGAAGATCCCAAGGCGGGCAAGCGACGTTTGCGTGCCCAGGCATCCGGTGAGATGAGTGGAGGTACGGCATGAGCGAAGGGTTTTTTAATCGCTGGTCGAGAATCAAACAGTCTGGTGAGGTGGCTTTGCCTGATGTTGAGCCGCATGCTGGTGAAGCGAACAGTGCTGAGTCAGACGTCAGCCTTGTTCAGAATACTGAGCTGACGGAGCAGGAAAATGTTACTGATCAAGCGGTGGCTGAAACCGAGTCCCTCACAGATGAGGATATGCCGGATATTGACACGATTGATTCCCGCAGTGATATGTCGGCTTTCTTCTCAACAGGTGTCTCAACTGAGTTGAAACGTCAGGCGTTGCGCAAGTACTTCCACCAGCCTGAGTTTAACTTCCGAGATCCTTTGGATGAATACAATCTGGATTACTCTCAACCGAAAAAACTGGTTGCTGTCGTCGGTGAAAAGGTACGCGGTTGGGCAGAGCAGCAACTCGAAGATGCAATGCAGCAAGCACGTGATAGCCTGGTGGACGCGAATGCCGATACACAGGCATCAACTACAGATGAGTTGCTTGAGGCGGTTGGCGCAGATCGCCCCGAAAAAACTACCCAGGAAGAGACAAAATGACCCACTTTCCTGCCATATGTGCCTTTTTGTTGGTGTATAGGTGATTCATTTGTGTAAATCAGGTTGATAAAACTGGCTTCTAAATTGCAATAACTTATAAATAACTAAAACTCGACCACCTGAATGATTGCAAACTTGCAGGTGAGCCTGAGAGAGAGTCAATGAAACCCAATAGTTTAATTACGCATCAGGCCTTTACGGCCACACCTGAGTTAAATGCGCGTGCCCGACAGCAGGCACTGAATGCCATGCCTCCGCTGATGGCGATGCAGGATGGCGTGATCAGTTATACCAGCCGAGGGCATTTGCTGATACTGGGTCCTGAAGACCTGATTCGCCTTGTGGCGGCTCAGGTACAGGGTGTCAGCAGCAAAACCCTGCTGGCGATGGGGCAGGTCTCAAACCAGGATGATGCGCATCTGGAACGGGCTATGCAGGCGGTCCCTGAGCTGACTCCCTTGTACTTGCCTTTTGTTTCACTGAATGGCTGGCTGGGGGCTTTTCAACTGCGTCTTGGCGCACCGGATGGACAGGAGATCAACCCGGCAGAAGCCACCGCTGGTCAACCCCATTATGATCTGGTTCTGGATCTGAATGCTGACCCAGTGATCACATCTGAACTATCCCCACCAGGCTACTTTGCGATTGGGCCAGATGCGAGCCGTCTGGCTGATGCATTAGAAGAAATTGCTGGTATGGTCGGTGAGTTTGAAAAGCCGCAGTATGTGCAGGTGAACCATGATATTTGTGCCCATGCAGATCGTGGCAATATGGGCTGCACCCGTTGTCTGGATGTCTGTCCGGCTGATGCCATCAGCAGCCATAACAACACCCTGAGTCATGACTTTCAAATCAGTGTCGATACCTATTTATGTCACGGTGCCGGCAGCTGTACTACCGTGTGTCCAACTGGTGCTTTGAGTTTTGCTGCACCTAAGCCCGCTACGCAACTGGATCGTTTGCGTAACTGTCTGGACAGCTATTTTCAAGCCGGTGGCGAAAGGCCGGCTTTGTTGATCCATGCTGAGCACTTCAGTCCTGACATGGATCAATTACCAGCCCAGGTTATTCCTGTGGCATTGGAAGAGGTGGGCGCATTGGGGGCTGACACCTGGCTGGCATTGCTGGCCTATGGTGTGACCTATAACGCTATTCTGGTAGATGATGAAACCCCGGCAACACTGAAAAAACTACTGCAGGATGAAATCAGCTTAACCGGTCATTTGTTACAGGCGATCGGTCATCCACAATCGCGTATATCCATCGTGTCAGCGAATGCCATGCCGGATGCACTCAGCACCTTGAATACAAGTCTGCAAGCCTGGGAAGGCTTGCCCAAGGGAATGGTGTTTCCCTATGAGGGCAAGCGTCAGACGATTAATGTCGCGCTAGATCGTTTGATGGAGCAGGGCGACACAAACGAGACGCCAGTCTCTCTACCCAATGGCAGCCCTTATGGCCAGGTCTTGGTGGACGACTCAGCCTGTACCCTGTGCATGAGCTGTGTGTCGGTATGCCCGACCTCTGCACTCAAAAGTGCCAGTGACGTAGCACCGGTGCTGGCGTTTCTGGAAGGTGATTGTGTGCAGTGTGGTTTGTGTGAAGCCAGTTGTCCCGAGCGGGCGATCAGTCTGGAAGCCCGCTTCGCACCGGCGGCGGGTACCCGCGGTGAAATGCGTACCCTCAAGCAGGAAGAACCTTTTCACTGTATCCGCTGCGCCAAGCCTTTTGCGACTAAAAGTACCATCGAAAAAATCACTAAAAAGCTTGAAGCGTATCCCTATTTTCAGGGTGAAGCCGCCAAGCGTCTGCAGATGTGCGATGACTGTCGTGTCAGGGACAGCTACCGCGAGCTGGCCGCCGATCCTGCTGCGCAACTGAGACTGTAAGGAGTGAGGATGGAAACGATCAATCCACAGGAGGACGTGCTGCAAAAACAGCTGAGTGAAGAAGATGCCTTGCGTGCTGATATTTATGCCTTGTTGGCTTCTTTATGCCGCCGTCATCCCTCTGAAGAGTTGTTGGAGTTTCTGGCATCACTGGAACTGGATCGCAGCGCAGCCAACTCCATGTCGCAGGCTTGGGAGTTTCTGCGTATGGCTGCCGCCCGGTCAAAGCATCAATCGCTGGAAGATGAGTACCTGAACCTGTTTATCGGTATCTCACAAGGCGAATTGACGCCGTTTGCATCCTGGTATTTAACCGGTTCTTTGATGGAAGCGCCCTTGATCGAATTGCGTAATGACCTGCAACTGCTCGGTTATGAGCGTGATGAGGATGTAAAAGAACCTGAAGACCATATTGCGGTGCAACTGGAGATGATGAGCCTGTTGATTCAACAGGGCGACAGCCAGGAGCGCCAGGCGGTGTTTTTTCAACGCCACTTGAATGCCTGGGCAGGTCAGTTGTTTGCTGATATGGCCGAGGCACCCAGTGCCGTGTTTTATCATGCCGTAGCGATGCTGGGGCAAGCCTTTATAAAAACAGAAAGCGTGCATTTACACAAAATTCCGGATGCCGTTCAAAGTGTGCATCTGCGAGGATGAGGAGAGCAAACATGCATAACAATAAACCTGTTAATCAACCAGTCAGTAATGGACGCCGACAGTTCCTGCGTGGTGTGGCTGTTGCATCAGCTGCGGGTATAGCCGCTTCAGCAGGCAGTGCGATAGCGGATACAGAAGCCCCTGAAATTCAGACGTCTGACGCGAATCAGCAGGGTTACCATGAAACGGATCACATCCGTTCTTATTACGCCAGTTGTCGCTGATGCGGACTGTCACACACTCGAATAATTGAGGGGATGAAGATGCGTCTGAATAAAAAAATCAGTGATCAGTCACTGGATAATCCACATAATCGCTTAGGTGTCAGTCGTCGTGGTTTCCTGAAAGGAACAACGCTGGCCGCGGGTGGTATTGCTGCCAGCGGACTGCTGGGTAAGGGTATGATTCGCCCGGCTGAAGCGGCAACGCCCAGGTCATCAGCACCCGTTGAGATCAAGCGTACCATCTGTTCTCACTGTTCAGTGGGTTGCGGTGTGTATGCGCATGTCCAGAACGGCGTCTGGACCTACCAGGAAGCGGCGTTTGATCATCCGATCAATAAGGGTTCTCACTGTGCTAAAGGGGCGGCGTTGCGGCACCATGGTCATAGCAGCCGTCGGGTAAAATACCCGATGAAGCTTGAAGGCGGGCAGTGGAAACGCCTCAGCTGGGAACAGGCCATCAATGAAATCGGTGACAAGGTTGAGTCTATTCGTGCCGAATCCGGTCCTGACTCTGTTTACTGGTTGGGTTCTGCCAAGTTTAATAATGAACAGGCCTATCTGTTCCGTAAATTCGCATCCCTCTGGGGCACTAATAACGTCGATCACCAGGCGCGTATCTGTCACTCCACCACGGTAGCTGGCGTAGCCAATACCTGGGGCTATGGTGCGATGACCAACAGCTACAACGATATGCAGAACAGTAAATCGATTCTGTTTATCGGTTCCAACGCCGCTGAAGCGCACCCGGTATCCATGCAGCATACGTTGATCGCCAAAGAGCGTAACAACTGTAAGATCGTGGTGGCTGATCCCCGCTTTACCCGCACCGCTGCACACGCACACCAGTATGTCCGTATTCGTCCTGGCTCCGATGTGGCCTATGTCTGGGGATTGTTGTGGCATATCTTTGCCAATAGCTGGGAAGATACCGAGTATCTGGCACAACGTGTCTATGGCATGGATGAAATTCGTGAAGAGGTGAAGCAGTTCCCGCCGGAAGTGGTTGAAGATATCACCGGCGTTGACGAACAAACCATGTACGATACCGCTAAGCTATTGTCTGACCATCGTCCAGGTTGTGTGGTCTGGTGTATGGGCGGAACGCAGCATACCACCGGTAACAACAACACCCGTGCTTACTGCATTTTGGAGCTGGCGCTGGGTAATGTGGGTAAAGAAGGTGGCGGTGCCAATATCTACCGTGGCCATGATAACGTGCAGGGTGCGACCGACTTTGGTGTGCTATCCAATTCCTTGCCAGGCTACTATGGACTGGCCGAGGGTTCGTGGAAGCACTGGGCGCGTGTATGGGACGTGGATTTTGACTGGTTGAAAGCACGCTTTGACCAGGATGAACACCGCGGTAGTGTACCGATGAATGCTACCGGTATCCCGGTTTCCCGCTGGGTGGATGGGGTGTTGGAAGATCCGGATAACATGTCGCAGAAAGACCGCATTCGTGCGATGTTCTACTGGGGCCACGCGGTTAACTCCCAGACCCGTGGGCCGGAAATGCGCGAAGCCATGAAGCAACTGGATATGATGGTCATTGTTGACCCTTATCCAACTGTTGCCGCGGTCATGAACGATCGCACCGATGGTGTCTATTTGCTGCCGGCCTGTACCCAGTTCGAAACCTACGGTTCAGTTACCGCTTCAAACCGTTCGATTCAGTGGCGTGATAAGGTCATCGAGCCACATTTCGAGTCCAAGTCAGACCATGAAATTATCTACCTGCTGGCGAAAAAACTGGGCCTGGCTGACGAGTTGGTTAAGAATATTCAGGTTAACG
This genomic interval carries:
- the pdxB gene encoding 4-phosphoerythronate dehydrogenase PdxB, coding for MKPAPLKIVADENIPALETLFAPLGELHTRPGRAICRDDLLDADILLVRSITPVNRALLEGTSVRFVGTATIGTDHIDLTALAELGIGFSSAPGCNADAVVEYVLSVLLHLAEEQAFDLWGRSVGIVGVGNVGSRLAARLQALGIRTLLCDPPRQRVMPAAQAAHFCSLEQLLNEADIVSLHTPLTRSGEDATWHLLQGKTLAMLQPDTILINAGRGPVIDNRALLELALQRDDLTLVLDVWEDEPAVDPALAARVRIATPHIAGYSLEGKLRGTWMLYQAWCAFCGTPVQQSFAQLLPLAEVTEMQLTEKAGLLSPVRMLYDPFRDDRALRASLAAPQQQQKAAFDQLRKQYPVRREFSALTLRLPTDQQPIFNALGFPVADAKK
- a CDS encoding flagellar brake protein, which gives rise to MSQVSLKSQSGELATRRALPVVSLAQLRPRPGEPVRLETRLPKGRYSVRLVGIHDQSAVIVTAPKSRKPLLTEGVSLNVKLLCGNTLISFSTRLLKARSEPFPHWILAYPTALDTVPFRQHTRVPVHLNLLLDKGDADPHAAQTALCVDISLSGASVESPMALAAVGDSVFLTARVSVAGIDHVILAPARVRSVMQTESGSLKVYRHGMLFDEMEEETRLVLAGYVYQQWLYECGELHDTESFTLP
- a CDS encoding helix-turn-helix transcriptional regulator → MSDPSPSPYMTVKDAAAYLHLNEKKVYQLASDGHLPATKVTGKWLFPRKLIDQWLLESSHHGVLSDRLLFAGSDDPLLKAALLRIMQQQQYQALYSYMPTGTQAGLSLLAQGLVDCCAVHWGRAEESQIRHPALIRQYTGSRHWVLVHLFKRRQGLMLRKDDSDTLLSEPTEMLRKRWVIRQEGAGSQRFLKDWLQQQNLSFEKIHASIRALTETEVASAIARNLADIGPGTEAAAIECGLTFVPVYQEAFELVIPRQVFFRTLLQQVFDWLQSPEGRQTATKLEGYDLSQCGKLIWNGEVRDS
- the fdhD gene encoding formate dehydrogenase accessory sulfurtransferase FdhD — encoded protein: MTNHSGLVMTQARAPLTRLSQVMDEQGNWREQALACERPLTLYLNKREIVTLMTLGEDPEALVLGYLRNQGLVERLDDVLAVQVDWEVEAAAVVTSHTPDDIEATLAKRTVTTGCGQGTVFGNQMERLKGLQLRQWTLKQSQIYHLLDSLNQHNATYKNAGAVHGCAICSAEGEVLSFCEDIGRHNAVDTLAGRLWLEGINSDDKIFYTTGRLTSEMVMKTAQMGISALLSRSGATEMGLQIANELGILMLARAKGRHFLVFSGQTRLELDNKPAPLARSNKRRSQDE
- a CDS encoding DUF3305 domain-containing protein, yielding MQPDHGPTSDKWPLWVLLDRQETQSRGWPSVSWKISQISAVKPEDPEAVPLCLQLHRDERIAYRFNLSAQAPTLFVICEEMDAGKLVPRKLSVAQDLAADHLDAGQPVLSIPMPQPVYVWLEQFMAQHGELEDPKAGKRRLRAQASGEMSGGTA
- a CDS encoding DUF3306 domain-containing protein, coding for MSEGFFNRWSRIKQSGEVALPDVEPHAGEANSAESDVSLVQNTELTEQENVTDQAVAETESLTDEDMPDIDTIDSRSDMSAFFSTGVSTELKRQALRKYFHQPEFNFRDPLDEYNLDYSQPKKLVAVVGEKVRGWAEQQLEDAMQQARDSLVDANADTQASTTDELLEAVGADRPEKTTQEETK
- a CDS encoding 4Fe-4S dicluster domain-containing protein codes for the protein MKPNSLITHQAFTATPELNARARQQALNAMPPLMAMQDGVISYTSRGHLLILGPEDLIRLVAAQVQGVSSKTLLAMGQVSNQDDAHLERAMQAVPELTPLYLPFVSLNGWLGAFQLRLGAPDGQEINPAEATAGQPHYDLVLDLNADPVITSELSPPGYFAIGPDASRLADALEEIAGMVGEFEKPQYVQVNHDICAHADRGNMGCTRCLDVCPADAISSHNNTLSHDFQISVDTYLCHGAGSCTTVCPTGALSFAAPKPATQLDRLRNCLDSYFQAGGERPALLIHAEHFSPDMDQLPAQVIPVALEEVGALGADTWLALLAYGVTYNAILVDDETPATLKKLLQDEISLTGHLLQAIGHPQSRISIVSANAMPDALSTLNTSLQAWEGLPKGMVFPYEGKRQTINVALDRLMEQGDTNETPVSLPNGSPYGQVLVDDSACTLCMSCVSVCPTSALKSASDVAPVLAFLEGDCVQCGLCEASCPERAISLEARFAPAAGTRGEMRTLKQEEPFHCIRCAKPFATKSTIEKITKKLEAYPYFQGEAAKRLQMCDDCRVRDSYRELAADPAAQLRL
- a CDS encoding TorD/DmsD family molecular chaperone — encoded protein: METINPQEDVLQKQLSEEDALRADIYALLASLCRRHPSEELLEFLASLELDRSAANSMSQAWEFLRMAAARSKHQSLEDEYLNLFIGISQGELTPFASWYLTGSLMEAPLIELRNDLQLLGYERDEDVKEPEDHIAVQLEMMSLLIQQGDSQERQAVFFQRHLNAWAGQLFADMAEAPSAVFYHAVAMLGQAFIKTESVHLHKIPDAVQSVHLRG
- a CDS encoding formate dehydrogenase, yielding MHNNKPVNQPVSNGRRQFLRGVAVASAAGIAASAGSAIADTEAPEIQTSDANQQGYHETDHIRSYYASCR
- a CDS encoding molybdopterin-dependent oxidoreductase, whose amino-acid sequence is MRLNKKISDQSLDNPHNRLGVSRRGFLKGTTLAAGGIAASGLLGKGMIRPAEAATPRSSAPVEIKRTICSHCSVGCGVYAHVQNGVWTYQEAAFDHPINKGSHCAKGAALRHHGHSSRRVKYPMKLEGGQWKRLSWEQAINEIGDKVESIRAESGPDSVYWLGSAKFNNEQAYLFRKFASLWGTNNVDHQARICHSTTVAGVANTWGYGAMTNSYNDMQNSKSILFIGSNAAEAHPVSMQHTLIAKERNNCKIVVADPRFTRTAAHAHQYVRIRPGSDVAYVWGLLWHIFANSWEDTEYLAQRVYGMDEIREEVKQFPPEVVEDITGVDEQTMYDTAKLLSDHRPGCVVWCMGGTQHTTGNNNTRAYCILELALGNVGKEGGGANIYRGHDNVQGATDFGVLSNSLPGYYGLAEGSWKHWARVWDVDFDWLKARFDQDEHRGSVPMNATGIPVSRWVDGVLEDPDNMSQKDRIRAMFYWGHAVNSQTRGPEMREAMKQLDMMVIVDPYPTVAAVMNDRTDGVYLLPACTQFETYGSVTASNRSIQWRDKVIEPHFESKSDHEIIYLLAKKLGLADELVKNIQVNGDEPLIEDIVREYNRGMWTIGYTGQSPERLKYHQQNWHAFDFTSLRAVGTDAHNDFYGLPWPCWGTPEMKHPGTHILYNTSLPVKDGGLGFRANFGVERNGETLLAEGSAPVGNEIGDGHPEFTADMLKQLGWWGDLTAEEQAEAEGKNWKTDLSGGIQRVAIQHGCAPFGNGKARTVVWTFPDAIPKHREPLYTTRRDLVDKYPTWDDFDDLFRLPTLYKSIQDRDTSAEFPIILTSGRLVEYEGGGDETRSNPWLAELQQDMFVEINPFNANTLRIADGDTVWVYGPEGGKVRVKALVTNRVDRNVAFMPFHFGGEFQGEDLRGRYPEGSDPYVLGEAVNTVTTYGYDPVTLMQETKCTVCRIEKAA